A single region of the Idiomarinaceae bacterium HL-53 genome encodes:
- a CDS encoding D-3-phosphoglycerate dehydrogenase: MQPAFSLAKDKIKILLLEGVHPSAIECFEQQGYTEIESHATAMNEDELASRIDEFHFIGIRSRTQLTRKVLENATRLNAIGCFCIGTNQVDTQAAREFGIPVFNAPFSNTRSVAELVLAEIIMLLRKVPEKNMACHEGEWLKSAKGSHEARGKTLGIVGYGHIGTQLGVLAEQLGMRVVFYDIETKLALGNAVPMNSLERLLRTSDIVTLHVPETPETKLMIGEKQLAAMRAGASLINASRGTVVDIDALANAIKSGHLAGAAIDVFPIEPKNNDEEFLTPLRGLKQVILTPHVGGSTQEAQENIGIEVALKMIKYSDNGSTLSAVNFPEVSLPVHHEYSRILHIHRNQPGVLNKINQVFAELNVNIASQYLQTDNELGYVVMDVASQDAESLLEALKQIPGTIRARVLH; encoded by the coding sequence ATGCAACCTGCTTTCTCACTCGCCAAAGACAAAATAAAGATTTTATTGCTCGAAGGCGTGCACCCCAGTGCTATTGAGTGTTTTGAGCAGCAGGGCTATACCGAAATTGAATCTCATGCCACCGCCATGAATGAAGACGAGCTCGCCAGTCGCATCGACGAGTTCCATTTTATTGGTATTCGCTCACGCACGCAGCTCACTCGCAAAGTTCTAGAGAACGCCACCCGCTTAAACGCCATTGGTTGTTTTTGTATTGGGACCAATCAAGTGGACACGCAAGCGGCACGCGAGTTTGGGATTCCGGTCTTCAACGCGCCGTTTTCTAACACTCGTAGTGTGGCGGAGCTGGTGCTTGCGGAAATTATTATGTTGCTGCGCAAAGTACCTGAGAAAAACATGGCCTGCCATGAGGGTGAGTGGCTGAAATCAGCCAAAGGCTCGCACGAAGCCCGTGGCAAAACGCTAGGTATTGTTGGTTACGGACACATTGGCACGCAACTCGGTGTATTAGCTGAGCAACTCGGTATGCGTGTGGTGTTTTACGATATTGAAACTAAGCTTGCGCTTGGTAACGCCGTACCCATGAACTCATTGGAACGACTCCTTCGCACCAGTGATATCGTGACCTTACACGTGCCAGAAACGCCAGAAACCAAGCTCATGATCGGGGAAAAGCAGCTCGCGGCCATGCGCGCAGGTGCTTCGTTAATTAATGCTTCTCGCGGCACGGTGGTCGATATTGATGCGTTGGCAAACGCCATCAAGTCAGGCCATTTAGCCGGTGCTGCAATCGATGTATTCCCCATTGAACCCAAGAACAACGACGAGGAATTCTTAACGCCTTTACGTGGTTTAAAACAAGTCATTCTCACCCCACATGTGGGCGGCTCAACGCAAGAGGCGCAAGAAAATATCGGTATCGAAGTGGCGCTGAAAATGATCAAATATTCAGACAATGGCTCCACGCTCTCTGCGGTGAATTTCCCAGAAGTTTCGTTACCTGTTCACCACGAATACAGCCGTATTTTGCACATACACCGCAACCAACCGGGTGTGCTGAACAAAATCAACCAAGTGTTTGCCGAGCTCAACGTGAACATTGCCAGCCAATACCTACAAACCGACAACGAGCTCGGCTATGTAGTTATGGACGTGGCGAGCCAAGATGCAGAGTCACTACTCGAAGCCTTAAAACAAATCCCCGGCACGATTCGCGCACGGGTTTTGCATTAA
- a CDS encoding ribose-5-phosphate isomerase — MSHQDAAKRQAAEAAIEFIEEGSLVGVGTGSTVNYFIDALANIKFDLEGAVSSSEASTERLKAHGIPVYDLNGVGQLSVYVDGADEINRHLQMIKGGGGALTREKIVAACSKKFICIADQSKLVDVLGEYPLPIEVIPMARSYVARELVKLGGDPVYREGFVTDNGNVILDIHNLNIEKPDALEEAINNITGVVTNGLFALRHADIALISDGNQVQKLTR; from the coding sequence ATGTCTCATCAAGACGCTGCAAAACGCCAAGCTGCCGAGGCGGCTATTGAATTTATTGAAGAAGGAAGCCTTGTCGGTGTTGGTACCGGCTCCACGGTGAATTACTTTATCGATGCGCTTGCCAATATTAAATTCGACCTTGAAGGCGCGGTTTCTAGTTCAGAAGCCTCCACCGAGCGCCTTAAAGCGCATGGCATTCCCGTTTACGATCTGAACGGTGTTGGCCAACTGAGCGTGTATGTCGACGGTGCCGATGAAATTAACCGCCATTTGCAAATGATTAAAGGTGGCGGTGGTGCGCTTACCCGGGAAAAGATTGTGGCGGCGTGCTCAAAGAAATTTATCTGTATTGCCGACCAAAGCAAGCTTGTGGACGTACTCGGCGAATATCCGCTTCCCATTGAAGTCATTCCGATGGCACGCTCCTATGTAGCCCGCGAATTAGTGAAACTCGGTGGCGATCCAGTGTATCGAGAAGGATTTGTCACCGATAACGGCAATGTCATTTTGGATATTCACAATTTGAATATCGAAAAACCAGACGCGCTCGAAGAAGCGATCAATAATATTACCGGTGTTGTGACTAATGGCTTGTTTGCGCTCAGACACGCCGACATTGCACTGATTAGCGACGGCAACCAAGTTCAAAAACTCACTCGATAG
- a CDS encoding 5-formyltetrahydrofolate cyclo-ligase has translation MAFELTERQQQNRHAMRSNIRKARMALSERTQHEAALAVSTQLFQLPEFAQAQSVGAYLATSGELSLTPLIEHCWLTQKSVAVPVIDAHEAGKMLFFTYTPSTRMQLNQFAMQEPIPAQANAIALESVHLLCVPLVAFDAQGQRLGMGGGYYDRLLEKWQRGQLPRLFPVGVAHDCQQVEQIPTAPWDIPLPMIITPSKQWRFSLPSV, from the coding sequence ATGGCATTTGAACTCACGGAACGCCAACAGCAGAACCGTCATGCTATGCGAAGCAACATTCGCAAGGCACGCATGGCGCTAAGCGAACGTACGCAACACGAAGCGGCATTGGCGGTATCGACACAGCTATTCCAGTTACCCGAATTTGCCCAAGCACAGTCAGTGGGCGCGTATCTTGCCACAAGCGGTGAATTGAGCCTCACCCCGTTGATAGAACACTGCTGGCTTACACAAAAGAGCGTGGCTGTGCCGGTCATTGATGCCCATGAAGCCGGAAAAATGCTGTTTTTTACCTACACACCATCAACGCGTATGCAACTCAATCAATTTGCTATGCAGGAGCCTATCCCCGCGCAAGCGAACGCGATTGCCCTCGAGTCTGTGCACCTTTTATGTGTGCCGCTGGTGGCGTTCGACGCGCAAGGGCAACGCCTTGGTATGGGCGGCGGCTACTACGATCGGCTGTTAGAAAAATGGCAACGAGGGCAACTTCCCCGGCTGTTCCCTGTCGGTGTCGCCCATGATTGTCAGCAGGTTGAGCAAATTCCGACAGCTCCTTGGGACATTCCACTGCCGATGATTATCACCCCTTCAAAGCAGTGGCGGTTTTCACTCCCTTCGGTATAA